The region TGCGCCACACGGGCGGCGCGGAATTCTTCGATCCGGTCGCCGTGCTGCGCGGTCAGATCGATGTCGTCCCAGCCGTTGATCAGCTTTTGCAGCCAGACCTCGTCGAGCTCGAATGCGACCTCTTTGCCCGCGATCTCCGCGCGGCCCGCCTCCAGATCGACCCGGGCATCGGCGCTGTCTTCGCCGAGGGCCGCGATCAGTTCCTCGATGGTGTCTTCGTCCAGCCGCGCGGGCAAAAGCCCGTTGTTCACCGCGTTGCTCGCGAAAATATCGCCGAAGCTCGGGGCGAAGACGGCGCGGATGCCGGAATCGACCAGCGTATAGACCGCCGCCTCACGGCTCGACCCGCTGCCGAAGTTGCGCCGTGCGACGATGATCCGCACACCGCTGTTGCGGTTCAGCGGATGGTCGGGGTTGTTCTCGCGCACGTCGTGCAGCAGGAAATCCTCGTACCCGTCGGCACGCGGCTGCGACATGAATCGCGCCGGGATCAGCTGATCGGTGTCGATATTCGCCTGCGGCAGCGCCACGGCGGGGCCGTCTATCCGGGTCCATCCGCTCATGTCCGGCCCTCCAGCAAGGGGCGCACATCGGTCAGATGGCCCGCAACGGCGGCAGCGGCGACCATGGCGGGGCTCATCAGGTGGGTGCGCGCCCCCCTGCCCTGCCTGCCGCGAAAGTTCCGGTTGGTCGAGGACGCGCAGCGCTTGCCGCTTTCGACGAGATCGCCGTTCATGCCCACGCACATCGAACATCCCGCACTGGCCCATTCCAGACCCGCATCGACAAAGATTTTTGCCAGCCCCTCGTCCTCGGCCTGTTTCTTGACCTGCGCCGATCCGGGCGCGACAAGGCCGGGCACCTTGGCGCGGCGGCCTTCAAGAACCTTCGCCGCCATGCGCAGATCCTCGATCCGGCCATTGGTGCAGCTGCCGATAAAGACCTGATCGATCGCGATGCCATCAAGCGGCTTGCCCGCTTCGAGCGCCATATAATCGAGCGACGCGCGGGCGTGGTCCGATTTGCCGCCGGGCAGATCGCCCGGATGCGGCACGGTATCGGTGATCGGCAGCGCCTCTTCGGGGGTGGTGCCCCATGTGACCGTGGGCGCGATATCGCCCGCGTCAATCTCGACCTCGCGGTCGAACCGCGCGTCCGCATCGCTGCGCAGCGCGTCCCAGTCGGCCACGGCGCTGTCCCATCCGTCGCCCGTCGGCGCAAAGGGCCGGCCGCGGATGTATTCGTATGTCCGCGCATCGGGGGCGACCATACCCAGCCGCCCGCCGCCTTCGATCGACAGGTTGCACAGGGTCAGGCGCCCCTCCATCGACAGCGCCTCGACCGCAGGGCCGGCGTATTCGATGGCATGTCCGCGCGCGCCATCGGCGCCCAGCCTGGCGATCCAGTGCAGGGCCATATCCTTGGCCGTGACGCCTGCGCGCAGCTGCCCGTTGAAGGTGATGCGCATGGTCTTGGGCCGCTTTTGCCAGATCGTCTGGGTCGCCAGAATATGCGCCACCTCGGTCGCACCGACGCCGAAGGCCAGCGCCCCGAAGGCCCCGTGGGTCGACGTGTGGCTGTCGCCGCAATTTATCAGAAGGCCCGGCAGGGTCAGCCCCTGTTCGGGGCCGATCACATGCACGATCCCCTGCTCGGGGTCCCTCAGATCGAAAAGCTTGATCCCCGTCTCGGCCGCGTTTTCGCCCAATGTGCGGATCATCCGGCGGATGTCGGCGGCAACCTCGATGTCGCGGGTCGGCGCATAGTGATCGACGACACCGAAGGTCAGATGCGGCTGAGCCACCGGCATACCGCGCGATTTCAGCTTGGCGAAAGCGTGGTGCGATCCCTCGTGCACCAGATGCCGGTCCACCCACAGCAGCGACGTGCCGTCTTCGCGGCACAGGATCTCGTGTTTGTCCCAAAGCTTGTCGAGAAGCGTTCCGGTCATTCCGCCGCCTCCTGTGCCGCATTGTTCAGCACCGGCTCCCAATGCCGCCCCTCGCCGGCACCCACGCGGCTGAGCGTCATTTCCAGCTTGAACATGTCCGGGCGATAAAGCGCGGCGAGGTATTCCACCCCCCTGCCCTGCCCGTCGCGCACCACGCGGTTCAGCGACAGCAGCGGTGCGCCGACGCTCAGATCCAGATGCGCCGCGACCTCGGGCGACGCCAGCGTGGCGCTGACGCTCTGGTCCGCGCTTTCCACCTGCACGCCCGAGCGTTCGAGCAGCCGGAAGAGCGGCGTGGTGGCCAGCTCCGCCTCGGAGTAGTTCTGCGCGATTTCCTCGGGCACATAAGTCGTCAGATGCGAGAACGCCCGGCCCTCGATCTGGCGCAGGCGCACGGCGGTCTGCACCCGCGCGTCCGGGCGGATCTGCATCGCGGTGGCGACAAAGCCGGGCGGCGGCCCGTAGCTGAACGAGATCAGGCGCGCCGTGGTCTCGTCGCCCATCTGCTTGACCTGCGGGATCAGCGTCGTGATGTCCGCCGACACCCCGGGCACATCGCGGATCGCGCGCACGGTGGTGCCCGATCCCGCCCGCCGGTCGATCAGCCCGTCCGCGGCCAGCGCATCCAGCGCACGGCGCACCGTGACCCGGCTGACATCGAGGCTGGCCGCAAGTTTCTTTTCGGCGGGCAAAAGCGCACCCTCGCCGTAGGCGCCGCGCTGGATTTCGTCGCGCAGTTGCAGATAGACACGCCGCGCCTTGCCGCCTTCGGGCAGTCCGCTGATAGGTTTGTCCTCGGGGTCACGCTGCACGTCATCATCCCTTTTCAATGGAACCGAGCCTAACGTCGAAAAACTCGATTGCAAGAAATCTATCTCATCACGGGCGAAAAATCAGCACTATGCCTGAAACTTTATCTGTACTATAAAAGATACAGATTTACGGAGGGTGCGCCATGCCGGTGATCGAACTGCATGTAATGGACGGCTACGACGACGACGCCAAGAAACGGCTGTGCGAGGCGCTGACAGACGCCGTGCGAATCGTTCTTCCCGCTCCACCCGAAGCGGTGACCGTGATGATCCACGAAATGCAGCCTGCCGGATACATGCGCGGGCGCCAGCACCGCAGCGCAGCGCCCGCCCTGCCCGATCCCGTGACCCTTGTCCGCACCTACCTGTCGGCCATGGAGGCGCGCGAGATCGACCTTGCCCGCGACATGCTGGGGGCGGGTTTCGCCATGACCTTTCCGGGCGGCGTGCGCATGACGCGGCTCGAAGAGCTCATCGACTGGGCCGCGCCGCGATACCGCTTTGTCACCAAGACCTACGAAGGGTTCGATGCCCTCCAGTCCGGCGGCGAGGCGGCGATCGTCTACTGCCGCGGCACGCTGTCGGGCGAATGGCCCGACGGCACGCCCTTTGACGGCATCCGCTTCATCGACCGCTTCGAGGTGACGGGCGGGTTGATCACACTTCAGGACGTCTGGAACGACATTTCCGAAACGAAAGGGGCAACATGAGTGCAGAGATAGACCCGATTACGCTGGCCGTTCTGGCCGGCCGGATGGAACAGATCGCGGACGAGATGGATGCGACCCTGTTCCGCGCCGCCTTCAACCCGATCATCGCGGAAGCCCATGACGCCTCGCACGGGCTTTACCATGCAACCACGGGCGACACGCTGGTGCAGGGCAAAAGCGGCCTGCCCATTTTCGTCGGCGTGATGAGCTTTGCGGTCAAGGCGGTCATCGACAAGGCAGCCGAGAACGGCGATCTGGCGGACGGCGATATCTATATCTTCAACGATGCCCACCTCGGCGGCACCCATCTGAGCGATATGCGCCTTGTCAGACCCTATTTTCACGACGGAAAGCTGTTTTGCTATCTCGCGTCCGTGGGCCACTGGCACGATGTCGGCGGCGCCGTGCCGGGCAACTACAACCCCGCAGCGACCGACGCCTTTCAGGAGGCCTTCGTGCTGCCCCCCGTCCGGCTTGCCAAGGGCGGAGAGATCCAGACCGACATCATCGACATCCTGATGCGCAACACCCGCCTGCCGCAATCGGCGCAGGGCGATCTGAACGGCCAGCTCGGCGCGCTCGATCTGGGGGTCAGGCGGATGGACGAGCTGCTGGCCGAATACGGCGCCGAAACGGTGCGCGCGGGGCTGGACGCGCTGCAGGACCGCGCGGAAACGCTGATGCGCGCCGAACTGACCGACCTGCCCGATGGCCGCTGGGAGGCGGAGGATTTTCTCGACAACGACGGGATCACCGACACACCGCTGCCGATCCGCGTCGCGCTGGAGATCAGCGGCGACCGGATGACGCTGGATTTCACGGGCACGGCACCGCGCTGCGCCGGTCCGGTCAACATCGCCCTGCCGACGGCGGTGGCCACGGCCTATGTCGCGATCAAGCATATCTTTCCCGCCCTGCCCGCCAACGCGGGCGTGATGCGGCCCATCGACGTGCGCATTCCCGACGGCTCCTTGCTGTCCGCGCCCTTCCCCGCACCGGTGGGTGGCTATACTGAAACCATTCTGCGGATGATCGACGTGATCTTTTCCGCCGCCGCGCAGGCCGCGCCGGAGCGGGTGGTGGCCAATGCCTATGGCACCATCAACGCGCTGTCGATTTCCGGCACCCGCGACAACGGCCAGCCGTGGGTCATGTTCAGTTTCTACGGCGGCGGGCACGGCGCCTCGGTTGACGGCGACGGGTTGAACCATGGCAATGCGCCGATCTCGACCGCGACGATCCCGCCGATGGAAATTCTCGAGGCCGCCTATCCCGTGATGTTCAGGCAATGGGCGCTGCGCCCCGACAGCGCCGGTGCCGGCCAGCACCGCGGCGGCATGGGCGCCACCTACGAGATCGAAGTGCTGGAAGGCAACGGCGCCAAGGCGTTCCTGTTCGGGGAGCGTGGCCGCTATGCGCCCAAGGGCGCCGCGGGCGGGGGCGACGCCGCGCTGAACGTCTTCAGCTACGAGCAGGCGGATGGCTGGCACCAGCCGCCCATGGCCTCGAAAATGGTTGGTATCAGGCTCGAACAAGGGCAATCGGTGCGGCTGGAGACCCCCGGTGGCGGTGGCTACGGCCCCGCATCCGACCGCGCGCCCGAGGCCGTCGCACGGGACGTCGCGGCGGGCTTTCTGAGCGCCGAAAAAGCCGACAAGGAATACGGGCCCGCGTGGCAGGAGGCAGGCCAATGACCGGCAAGATGATCGGTGTCGACGTAGGCGGCACATTCACCGATATTTTCGTCCTCGACGAAGAGCGTGGCGTGGCCGAAGTGGCCAAGGTGCCCACAACCCGCCCCGACCAGTCCGGCGGCTTCCTGTCGGGGATCGGCACACGCGTGGATGATCTGGCGGATGTATCGGTCGTGGTGCACGGCACCACGGCGGGCACCAATGCCCTGCTGGAGCGCAAGGGCGCCAGGATCGGCGTCATCACCACGATGGGCCTGCGCGATGTGCTGGAAATGCGCCGCCGGGACCGCCCCCGCACATGGGGGCTGCGCGGCGATTTCACCCCTGTGGTGGATCGGGCGCAGCGGCTAGAGGTGCCCGAACGCACGCTGGCGGACGGCACGATCCGCACCCCCGTCGATCTGGATGCGGTGCGCGCCGCGGCACAGACGCTGATCGACGACGGCTGCCTTGCGGTGGCGGTGCTCTTCGCCAACGCCTACGCCAATGCCGAGAACGAGGAGCGCGCGGTCGCCGCTGTGCGCGAGGTCTGGCCGAACGCGCATGTGTCCTGTTCGTCCGAAATCCTGCCGGAGATCCGCGAGTTCGAACGGTTCTCGACCACCGCGCTTAATGCCTATTTGCAGCCCGAGGTATCGGGGTATCTCAACCGGCTGGAAACCGCGCTGAAAGACGGCGGATTTGCGGGCGAATTCATGATCGTGCAATCCAACGGCGGCGTGATGGATGTGGACACGGCGGCAAAGCTGCCGGTGCGGACCGCCCTGTCGGGCCCCGCTGCGGGTGTGATCGCCGCCGGCTACATCGCCGAGGCCGCAGGCTTTCCCGATGTGATCACGGGCGATATGGGCGGCACGTCCTTCGACGTCTCGCTGATCGCGGGCGGCCAATCCATGCTGAGCCCCCAGACCTCCATCGATTTCGGCATGGTTGTCCGGTCCCCGATGATCGAGATTACCACGATCGGCGCGGGCGGCGGATCCATCGCATGGGTCGACAAGGGCGGTCTGCTGAACATCGGCCCCGAAAGCGCCGGATCCACCCCCGGCCCCGTCGCCTACGGACAGGGCAACACGCGCCCGACCGTCACGGATGCCAACGTGGTTCTGGGCCGGATCGACCCCGACAACCCCATCGGCGGCAAGCTCGAGCGGCTGGATGTCGAGGCGGCGGAGGCCGCGATCCTCGAACATGTGGGCAAGCCTCTGGGTCTGGACGCGCTGGCGGCAGCCGAGGCGATCCTGAAAGTC is a window of Sulfitobacter sp. HNIBRBA3233 DNA encoding:
- the leuD gene encoding 3-isopropylmalate dehydratase small subunit; its protein translation is MSGWTRIDGPAVALPQANIDTDQLIPARFMSQPRADGYEDFLLHDVRENNPDHPLNRNSGVRIIVARRNFGSGSSREAAVYTLVDSGIRAVFAPSFGDIFASNAVNNGLLPARLDEDTIEELIAALGEDSADARVDLEAGRAEIAGKEVAFELDEVWLQKLINGWDDIDLTAQHGDRIEEFRAARVA
- the leuC gene encoding 3-isopropylmalate dehydratase large subunit, with translation MTGTLLDKLWDKHEILCREDGTSLLWVDRHLVHEGSHHAFAKLKSRGMPVAQPHLTFGVVDHYAPTRDIEVAADIRRMIRTLGENAAETGIKLFDLRDPEQGIVHVIGPEQGLTLPGLLINCGDSHTSTHGAFGALAFGVGATEVAHILATQTIWQKRPKTMRITFNGQLRAGVTAKDMALHWIARLGADGARGHAIEYAGPAVEALSMEGRLTLCNLSIEGGGRLGMVAPDARTYEYIRGRPFAPTGDGWDSAVADWDALRSDADARFDREVEIDAGDIAPTVTWGTTPEEALPITDTVPHPGDLPGGKSDHARASLDYMALEAGKPLDGIAIDQVFIGSCTNGRIEDLRMAAKVLEGRRAKVPGLVAPGSAQVKKQAEDEGLAKIFVDAGLEWASAGCSMCVGMNGDLVESGKRCASSTNRNFRGRQGRGARTHLMSPAMVAAAAVAGHLTDVRPLLEGRT
- a CDS encoding GntR family transcriptional regulator — its product is MKRDDDVQRDPEDKPISGLPEGGKARRVYLQLRDEIQRGAYGEGALLPAEKKLAASLDVSRVTVRRALDALAADGLIDRRAGSGTTVRAIRDVPGVSADITTLIPQVKQMGDETTARLISFSYGPPPGFVATAMQIRPDARVQTAVRLRQIEGRAFSHLTTYVPEEIAQNYSEAELATTPLFRLLERSGVQVESADQSVSATLASPEVAAHLDLSVGAPLLSLNRVVRDGQGRGVEYLAALYRPDMFKLEMTLSRVGAGEGRHWEPVLNNAAQEAAE
- a CDS encoding tautomerase family protein — its product is MPVIELHVMDGYDDDAKKRLCEALTDAVRIVLPAPPEAVTVMIHEMQPAGYMRGRQHRSAAPALPDPVTLVRTYLSAMEAREIDLARDMLGAGFAMTFPGGVRMTRLEELIDWAAPRYRFVTKTYEGFDALQSGGEAAIVYCRGTLSGEWPDGTPFDGIRFIDRFEVTGGLITLQDVWNDISETKGAT
- a CDS encoding hydantoinase B/oxoprolinase family protein, whose product is MSAEIDPITLAVLAGRMEQIADEMDATLFRAAFNPIIAEAHDASHGLYHATTGDTLVQGKSGLPIFVGVMSFAVKAVIDKAAENGDLADGDIYIFNDAHLGGTHLSDMRLVRPYFHDGKLFCYLASVGHWHDVGGAVPGNYNPAATDAFQEAFVLPPVRLAKGGEIQTDIIDILMRNTRLPQSAQGDLNGQLGALDLGVRRMDELLAEYGAETVRAGLDALQDRAETLMRAELTDLPDGRWEAEDFLDNDGITDTPLPIRVALEISGDRMTLDFTGTAPRCAGPVNIALPTAVATAYVAIKHIFPALPANAGVMRPIDVRIPDGSLLSAPFPAPVGGYTETILRMIDVIFSAAAQAAPERVVANAYGTINALSISGTRDNGQPWVMFSFYGGGHGASVDGDGLNHGNAPISTATIPPMEILEAAYPVMFRQWALRPDSAGAGQHRGGMGATYEIEVLEGNGAKAFLFGERGRYAPKGAAGGGDAALNVFSYEQADGWHQPPMASKMVGIRLEQGQSVRLETPGGGGYGPASDRAPEAVARDVAAGFLSAEKADKEYGPAWQEAGQ
- a CDS encoding hydantoinase/oxoprolinase family protein → MTGKMIGVDVGGTFTDIFVLDEERGVAEVAKVPTTRPDQSGGFLSGIGTRVDDLADVSVVVHGTTAGTNALLERKGARIGVITTMGLRDVLEMRRRDRPRTWGLRGDFTPVVDRAQRLEVPERTLADGTIRTPVDLDAVRAAAQTLIDDGCLAVAVLFANAYANAENEERAVAAVREVWPNAHVSCSSEILPEIREFERFSTTALNAYLQPEVSGYLNRLETALKDGGFAGEFMIVQSNGGVMDVDTAAKLPVRTALSGPAAGVIAAGYIAEAAGFPDVITGDMGGTSFDVSLIAGGQSMLSPQTSIDFGMVVRSPMIEITTIGAGGGSIAWVDKGGLLNIGPESAGSTPGPVAYGQGNTRPTVTDANVVLGRIDPDNPIGGKLERLDVEAAEAAILEHVGKPLGLDALAAAEAILKVANSRMAGALRLVSIERGFDPKRFAFMPFGGGGALHSGAMLAEVGLARAIVPRYPGVTSAMGCVIADMRQDFVQTINTMLDGIDTDALAAFMQRHVTDGLATLDAARTRFEARETSFTLDMAYVGQTHTVSVPLPVTVTGGKVTPPTEAQIADAFDATYRETYGRLLKGGARRVMNLRSAVTGKRPRFDLATLAPQGGSAEAALKGTRRVHFADSWHETRIYDRLALPVGAVIEGPAILEQPDTTVLIEPDLVGRVDDFGNTLIERVTP